The genomic region TCTGCTTGAGGATTGCCTGGACCTGCCGTGCCGGGAGCGCTCGACGGAGGAGCTGCGCGAGCTGCTGCGCGGATCGGCCCTGGACGGCGGGGACCTGGAGGCCCTTTTCCTGCTGCTGGAGGAGAACGACTGGGTCAAGTACGCCCGGCGCTGGCCCGCGGCCGAGACCTGCGCCCGCCAGGTGGAGCGCTACCAGCAATGGGCCGTGCCGCGCAAGGAGAAGCTGCTGGCGCGCCATCGCGCCCTGCTGGCCGCCCACCAGGCGGTCGAAGCGCGGGGGGAGGAGCAATGAGCTTCCAGGAACCCGGCTGGTTCTGGCTGATCCCCCTGCTGGCGTTGGGGGCGGCCTGGCGCTGGTGGCCGCGCCGCCATCCTGGATTGGGCGGGCGCCGCGAGGCCGTGCTGGTCCACAGTCTGGCCGACGCCCCGGAGTGCGCGCCGCCCACCTGGCGCACCTGGGCCAAGGTCTGGCTGGGCGAGATCCTCCTGTTGGCCGCCCTCGTCCTGGCCGTGACCGCACTGGCGCGCCCCGTGCGCTTCAGCGCGGAGCGCGAGTTCAGCACGGAGGGCCTGGACCTCCTGCTTTGCCTGGACCTTTCCGGCTCCATGCAGGCCCAGGACTTCAAGCCCAACCGCTTCGAGGCGGCCCGCGCCGTGGCGCTGGACTTCATCAAGGAGCGGGGCCGGGACCGCATCGGCCTGGTCGTCTTCGCCGGGGAGGCCTACACCCAGTGTCCGCTCACCCTGGACCACGACATGCTGGGCGGCCTCATCGGCGATCTCAAGCTGGGCGAGATGGAGGACGGCACGGCGGTGGGCCTCGCCCTGGCCACGGCGGCGGGGCGCCTCAAGGAGAGCAAGGCCAAGAGCCGGGTGGTCATCCTGCTGACGGACGGCGTCAACAACCGCGGCCTGGATCCGCGCACGGCCCTGGACATGGCGGTGACACTGGGCCTGCGTGTCTACACCATCGGCGTGGGTCAGGAGGGCCTGGCCCCCATTCCCGTGCAGACGCCCTTCGGCGTGATGATCCAGCAGATGGAGGTGGACATCGACGAGGATCTCCTGCGCGAGATGGCCGACCGCACCGGGGGGCGCTACTTCCGGGCCCGCGACCTGAAGGAGCTGAAGGAGGTCTACGCCGCCATCGATCGGCTGGAGAAGACGGAGATCAAGGTGAAGGAGTACCGGCTGACGGAGGAACGCTGGTTCCCCTGGCTGGCGGCGGGCCTCGCCCTGCTTCTGCTGGAGCGCCTGCTGCGATTGTGGGCGGGGAGGCTGGCGGCATGATCCTCTTCTCCCATGCCTGGGTGCTGTGGCTGCACCTGGCCCTGCCGCTCCTGGCCTGGCTGGCCTGGCGCGAGGCCGGCCGCCCTCGCCGTCTGCTCGCCCATGGCGGCGCGGCGGCCCGGGAGCGCCTCCTGCCGGGCTGGTCGCGCCCCCGCGCCCTGCTGCGCGGGCTGGCCGCCCTGCTCGGCCTGGCCTGCTGGATCACGGCGGTGGCCGGTCCCCAGTTGGGCACGCGCCAGGTGGAGGTGGAGCGCACCGGCGTGGACGTGGTGGTGGCGGTGGATGTCAGCCAGTCCATGGCGGCGCAGGATCTGGCCCCCGACCGCATGGCGCGGGCCCGCCACAGCATCCGCCAGTTGCTGTCGCGCATGAAGGGGGACCGCGTCGCCCTCCTCCCCTTCGCCGGGGCCACCCATCTCCAGCATCCCCTCACCAGCGACTACGCCCTGGCCGGCGTGATGACCGACCTGCTCCGTCCCGGACTGCTGCCCGTGCCGGGCAGCGACCTGGGCGGCGCCATCCGCCGGGCGATGGGGGTCTACCAGGACACGGCCCCCGGCCAGCGCGTGCTCATCATCCTGTCCGACGGGGAGGATCTGGAGGGCAACTGGGAGGAGGCGCTGGTCCAGGCCCGCGAGGCGGGCGTGACCATCCACACGGTGGGGATGGGGACGCCCGAGGGCGCCCCCCTGCCCGATCCACAGAGGCCGGGCTCCTACAAGACGGACCGCCAGGGCAGCATCGTCTTCTCACGCCTGGATGAGGCGGTCCTGCAGCGCATGGCGGCCGAGGGGGGCGGGCTTTACCTGCGCTCCACCCCGGGCGGCGACGAGCTGGTGCGCATCCTCGAGCGGGTGGGCGAGATGGAGGGCCGTCGCCTGGGCAGCCGCATGTATGCCGGCTGGCAGGATCGTTTCGCCGTCTTCCTGCTGCCGGGCATGCTGCTCGTGCTGGGCGCCTGGTGGTGGCCGGCCCGCCGCCGGCTGCCCGCGGCCGGCCTCGCGCTGATCGCGCTGCTGACCTTGGCGGCGTCGGCCGGGGCGGACCAGGCCAGCGAGAACAACCGCGCCCTGCGCGCCTACCGCCAGGGCGACCACGGCGCCGCCACGGAAGGGTTCGGACGGGCCTTGGCGCTGAAGGAGAACGCCCAGATCCGTTTCAACCTGGGGGACGCCCTCTTTCGCAGCGGCGATCTGGACGGCGCCGCCGCCCAGTTCCGCCTGGCGGCCGGCGAGGGGTCGGGCGCCGACGCGGACCTGGCGGCCCGGGCCTATGCCAACCTGGGGCGCGTCCTGCTTGACCAAAAGCGGCCGCAGGAGGCGGCCCAGGCCCTCGAGGAGGCCCTCGTGCGCCGGCCGGGCCTGGCCGAAGCCCGCCACAACCTGGAACTGGCCCTTCGCCAGATGCAGGACGGGGAGGGCCAAGGCGATCCGCAGGACGGCGAACAGGGAGAGGATGGACAGAAGCAGGATCAGGGGGGCGGCCAGAGCCAGGACGAGGAGCAGAAGGGGGAGGAAGGTCAGGACGGGCAGCCGCGGCCGTCCCAGGATGGACAGCAGGACGAGGCGGGCCGCCCGCGGGAGGCCCGGCAGGACGAGGCGGGCCAAGCCGCCGACTCCAGCGCCCAGGCCCGGCCCCTTGATCCGGACCAGTTGCAGCAGCTGCTCAACGCGGTGGGCGCCCAGGAGCGGCAGAGCCTGGAGCGTCAACTACAGCGGCTGCCGGGCGAGCGGCGCCGCGTGGAAAAGGACTGGTAGGATGCAGAGAGCGGTGTGGACATGGCTGGCGGGCTGGCTCCTCCTCGCCTCCTCCCTGGCGGCGGCAAGCTTCACGGCCCGCCTGGAGCAGGAGGGGGACGAGATCCGCATCGTCTACACGCTGAAGGACCTGCGTGGGCAAACGGCCGACGGCGAGCCGCGCTTCCCTGACTTCCGCGGCCTCAAGCGCCTCTCCGGTCCCGCCGTGGGCACCAGCATGAGCATCGTCAACGGGGCGGTCAGCCAGGAGAAGAGCTGGACTTTCTCCTTCCTTCTTCAATCGGACCAGCCGGTCCGCGTGGGGCCGGCCACCGTCCAGGTGGGCGGACAGACCTTGAGCACGGATGCGCTCACCGTGCCCGGCCGCGGCCAGGCCCGCGCCGGGGGCGAGCGCCCGGCCCGCCTCAGTTTCGAGGTGGAGCCCCGGCGTCCGGTGGTGGGGCAGACCGCGCGCCTGAGGCTGCGCCTGGACTTCAAGCTCAATGTGCGTGGCTATGACGTGCCCCAGCTGGGCAGCGCGCCGGGTTTTGTGGTGGAGGCCCTCGAACGGCCCCGCCAGCCCGAGGTGCAGACCCGCACCATCGGTGGCGAAAGCTGGAACACGGCCGTCCTGGCCGAATGGCTGCTCATTCCCGTCCGCGAGGGCAGCCTGCGCCTGGAGCCGCTGGCCATGTCCCTCCAGGTGGAGGAGAGCCAGTCCCGCCGCGGGCGGGATCCCTTCGATTTCTTCGGATCATCCGTCTTCAACCGCCTGAAGACCCTCTCCCTCGGCACCGACCCGCTCGTCCTGGAGGTGCAGGCCCTGCCGCCCGGAGCGCCGCCCGAGTTCAGCGGGGTGGTGGGCAGTTTCAGCCTGGGCGCCGCCCCCGACCGCACCAGCCTCAAGGCGGGCGAGGCCCTCACCCTGACCGTGACGGTGGAGGGGACGGGTTACCTGAGTGGTCTGGAGGCGCCCCTCCTCAGCCACTCGCCCGATCTCGAGCGCTATGACACGCAGACGGAGAGTTCGCTCAAGGCGACAGCCCGCGGCCAGCAGGGCCGCAAGCGCTTCAAGACCCTGCTCGTGCCGCGCCAGCCGGGCGAGCAGCGCATCGATGCGGTCGTCTTCGCCTGGTATGATCCGGCCACAGGCAGCTATCAGCGACGCAGCGCCGGACCGTGGACGGTGGAGGTGGCCCCGGGCGAAGGAGGCGCCGCCTTCTCAGCCCTGCCTCCCGTCGGCGGTCGCGTGCTCAGCTACGGACAGGACATCCGCCACATCCTGCCCGCACACGCCGCCCTGCCGTGGCGCCGTCCGCCCGTCCACCATCGTATCCCATGGCTGGCCGGCCTGGGCCTGGCCCTGATCCTGGTGCCGTCCGCCGCCGGAGTCGCCACTTGGCGGGAGCGCCGCCGCCGGTCAGCGCCCGCGCTGCGCAGCCGGGGTGCCCTGCGCCGGGCCCGCCAGGCTCTGCGCCGGGGAGCCGGGGGGCCGGCCCTGCAGGAGGAGGTGCTGCGCGGCTACCTGGCCGACCGCCTGGGGCGCGCCGCCACCGGCCTTCTGCCCGAGGATTGCCGGCGCGAGTTGACGCGGCGCGACGCGCCGGCCGAGCTGTCCGAACGCCTCGAACAGAGCTGGCGGGCCCTCGAGTTCGCCCGCTACGGCCGGGGCGGCGCCCTGCCCGAGTCCGCGCTGGACGGACTGCTGGCCGACCTGGAGGCCTGGTTCAGCCGGGAGGAGAAGCGATGAGCGCCCCCGTCCGTTTTCTGCTTTGCCTGCTGCTGGCGGCCGCCTGGCCAGCGCCTCCCGTCCAGGCGGCTGAGGAGACTCCCCTCCGACGCTTCGCGGCGGCCCAGGAGGCCTACCAGCGGGAGGATTTCCCGCAGGCCGTCCAGCTGTGGCAGAGCCTGCTCGACGAGGGCTACGGAGGAGGGGAGCTGGTCTACAACCTGGGCAACGCCCACTTCCGCCAGGGCGACCTGGGCCGCGCCGTGCTCAACTGGGAGCGGGCCCTCCTGCTGGATCCGCGGGACCGGGATGCCCGCGCCAACCTGGACCTGGTGCGGGCGCGCCTGGCCGACCAGTTCGACCCGCACGTCCGCCTGCCGCTCTGGGATGCCTTGGACGGTCTGCTGGCCCGCCTCCCGTCCGCCCTGCTGGCCTGGGCGACTCTGATCTTCGCCCTGGGCGCGGCAGGTGTGGGCGCCTGCCGTTATGTTGTGCCCGAGCGCCGCCTGCCGGCGGCGGGACGCCTGCTCCTCGCCATGCTGATGCTCCCGGCCCTGGCCGGCTTGACGCTTCTGCTGTTGCAGGACCGCCGCCTGAGCCACCGTCCGCGGGCCGTGCTGCTGGCCCCCAAGGTCGAGGTGCGCGCCGCGCCCAGCCCGGGCGCGACCGCCCAGTTCGACCTCCATGTGGGCACCACGGTCGTGCTGCTGCGGGAAGGGGAGCAGGGCTGGTGCGAGATCGAGCTTCCCGATGGCCGCAGCGGCTGGGTGCCACCCGCCAGCGTGGAACTTGTCAACCTGCCCATGCCGGGCGGCCATCTGCCGGGCGGCCATGGGCCGATCGGCCAATAACGAGGGTCGACCATGCGTCTGGGCTGCCCGGCCATCCTCCTGATCCTGCTTCTGGGCGGCTGCCTGCGCCCGGCCATTGAGGCGGACGCCCCCCTGCGCGGCCACCCCCAGCCTGCTCCGGATGCGGGACTGGCCCAAGGAAGCCCTGTCCGGCAGGAGGAATGGCTGGATCCGGCCGATCTGCCCCTGCGGCCCTTGTCTCGTCCGGGTTCGGCCCGGCGGGTGGGGGCCGCGCCGCCACCGCGCCCCGCGCCGGCGGGGTCCGTCCCGGCCTTGCCAGGGGCAGCGGCGGCCCTCGGCGGGGAGTCCCCGCCCGAGCGGACGATGGAGGACCGGCGTCCGCCCCGCCAGCCTTTTCTTCGGCCGGCCCTGGGCGAGTCACTTCCCGCGACTGCGCCGCCGGTGGCGGAGGAGCTCCCCCTGCTGGATCCCCCGCCGAGGCAGCCATCCCTCGACGAGGTCCTCCCGGGCCGGGAGGATCCGCCGGAGACAGCCTGGCTGGAGAGCCCCGAGGATGCCTGGGCGGCCGAGGAGGAGCTGCTGGCCCCCGCCACCCCGGCCCGTCCGGTCGTCCCGCCCGACGCCCGCTTCCAGATCCAGATCATGTCCACCTCCGATCCCGAGACGGCCGAGGACATGCGCCTCCAGGCCGAACTGGTCTTTGCGGGCGCAGCGGTGGAGGTGGTTTGGGATCCGCCCAACTACAAGGTGAGGGTGGGCGGCGTGGCGACGATGGAGGAGGCGGGCGAGCTGAAGCGTCAGGCCCTGCGCCTGGGATTCAACAACGCCTGGGTCGTGCCGCGCCGGCAACCCTGAGAGTTCCGCCGCCGCGACCCATCCCGCCGGGAGCCATGCTATATTGGGCGCGGTCGGCCCCGCCGACTTGGCGGTAGGGGCCGGTCGGATGCAGATGACGGGGATCCGTGCGATGACAGGTCGCCCAATCCCGTCAGGACCGGAAGGTAGCAGCGGCAAGCGATACTGGCTTGTGCCGCGGTGAACCGTCGTCTGCATCCGGCCGGTCTTCTGCTCCACCATCCGGCCGCAATCCCGGGAGAGCCCTGCATGTCCTATCTGGTCCTCGCCCGCAAGTGGCGGCCCCAGCGCTTCACCGAGGTGATCGGCCAGCGTCACGTGGTGCGCACCCTGGAGAATGCCATCCGCAGCGGGCGCATCGCCCATGCCTACATCTTCAGCGGACCGCGCGGCGTGGGGAAGACCTCCATCGCCCGCATCCTGGCCAAAAGCCTCAATTGCGCCGAGGGCCCCACCCCCGAGCCCTGCGGCGTCTGCCGCTCCTGCCAGGACGTGCAGGCCGGCAGCCATTTCGACGTGATCGAGATCGACGGCGCCAGCAACAAGTCCGTGAACGACATCCGGGAGCTGCGGGCCAACGTCAAGTACGGGCCCGGCGAGTCGCGCTGGAAGGTCTACATCATCGATGAAGTGCACATGCTGTCCACCAGCGCCTTCAACGCCCTGCTCAAGACCTTGGAGGAGCCGCCGCCCAACACCGTCTTCATCTTCGCCACGACAGAGCTGCACAAGCTGCCCCTCACCGTGCTCTCGCGCTGCCAGCGCTTCGATTTCAAGCGCCTGACCCCCCAGGAGATCGAGGAGAGCCTGACCCGCGTCTGCGCCAGCGAGGAGGTGCGCATCGAGCCGCGCACCCTGCGCCTCATCGCGCGGCGGGCCGACGGCGGCATGCGGGACGCCCAGTCCATGTTGGATCAGGTGCTCTCCTTCAGCGAGGGCGAGGTCTCCCATGAGGAGGTGGTGCAGGCCCTGGGACTGGTCGGACAGGAACGCCTGGACCAGGTGCTGGAGGCCCTGCGCGACCGCGACGGCGCCGCCGCCCTCCGCCTTGCCCGCGACCTGAGCGCGGCGGGCACGGATCTGGCCGAGTTCCTTCTGCAGCTGGCCGACCAGTTGCGGCACCTTCTCCTGGTGCGTCTGGACCCCGCCGGCGCCGCCGCCGAGCTGCCGGAGGATCTGCTGGCCCGCTTGGGCGCCCTGGCGCCCGCCTTCCCCGAGGACGACCTCGTCCGCATGCTGGGCTATCTGGGCGGACAGATCGAGGCCATCCGCCGGGGCGGGCATCCCCGCCTGCGCTTCGA from bacterium harbors:
- a CDS encoding tetratricopeptide repeat protein; protein product: MSAPVRFLLCLLLAAAWPAPPVQAAEETPLRRFAAAQEAYQREDFPQAVQLWQSLLDEGYGGGELVYNLGNAHFRQGDLGRAVLNWERALLLDPRDRDARANLDLVRARLADQFDPHVRLPLWDALDGLLARLPSALLAWATLIFALGAAGVGACRYVVPERRLPAAGRLLLAMLMLPALAGLTLLLLQDRRLSHRPRAVLLAPKVEVRAAPSPGATAQFDLHVGTTVVLLREGEQGWCEIELPDGRSGWVPPASVELVNLPMPGGHLPGGHGPIGQ
- a CDS encoding VWA domain-containing protein, whose translation is MSFQEPGWFWLIPLLALGAAWRWWPRRHPGLGGRREAVLVHSLADAPECAPPTWRTWAKVWLGEILLLAALVLAVTALARPVRFSAEREFSTEGLDLLLCLDLSGSMQAQDFKPNRFEAARAVALDFIKERGRDRIGLVVFAGEAYTQCPLTLDHDMLGGLIGDLKLGEMEDGTAVGLALATAAGRLKESKAKSRVVILLTDGVNNRGLDPRTALDMAVTLGLRVYTIGVGQEGLAPIPVQTPFGVMIQQMEVDIDEDLLREMADRTGGRYFRARDLKELKEVYAAIDRLEKTEIKVKEYRLTEERWFPWLAAGLALLLLERLLRLWAGRLAA
- the dnaX gene encoding DNA polymerase III subunit gamma/tau — translated: MSYLVLARKWRPQRFTEVIGQRHVVRTLENAIRSGRIAHAYIFSGPRGVGKTSIARILAKSLNCAEGPTPEPCGVCRSCQDVQAGSHFDVIEIDGASNKSVNDIRELRANVKYGPGESRWKVYIIDEVHMLSTSAFNALLKTLEEPPPNTVFIFATTELHKLPLTVLSRCQRFDFKRLTPQEIEESLTRVCASEEVRIEPRTLRLIARRADGGMRDAQSMLDQVLSFSEGEVSHEEVVQALGLVGQERLDQVLEALRDRDGAAALRLARDLSAAGTDLAEFLLQLADQLRHLLLVRLDPAGAAAELPEDLLARLGALAPAFPEDDLVRMLGYLGGQIEAIRRGGHPRLRFELTLLRLVRMEQSLDLQDLLRTLAGLPAESLGAAADGEAKKSPARAGPDLIPPRPETAISTPDKDTRPAPPGQAGRALAPPAGEQEPAVVATPPVDLARLRELWPAFQEAVERDFPLLLDGFLQVLPVGLGEGRLVLKGELGGGLIADHLRQARPQLEALLGRLLGGAAPTLEFKEGALSDEERFLKTRRTHLDSRSRFDELRREAPLVEDLFARMEGRLLDG
- a CDS encoding SPOR domain-containing protein; amino-acid sequence: MRLGCPAILLILLLGGCLRPAIEADAPLRGHPQPAPDAGLAQGSPVRQEEWLDPADLPLRPLSRPGSARRVGAAPPPRPAPAGSVPALPGAAAALGGESPPERTMEDRRPPRQPFLRPALGESLPATAPPVAEELPLLDPPPRQPSLDEVLPGREDPPETAWLESPEDAWAAEEELLAPATPARPVVPPDARFQIQIMSTSDPETAEDMRLQAELVFAGAAVEVVWDPPNYKVRVGGVATMEEAGELKRQALRLGFNNAWVVPRRQP
- a CDS encoding BatD family protein, yielding MQRAVWTWLAGWLLLASSLAAASFTARLEQEGDEIRIVYTLKDLRGQTADGEPRFPDFRGLKRLSGPAVGTSMSIVNGAVSQEKSWTFSFLLQSDQPVRVGPATVQVGGQTLSTDALTVPGRGQARAGGERPARLSFEVEPRRPVVGQTARLRLRLDFKLNVRGYDVPQLGSAPGFVVEALERPRQPEVQTRTIGGESWNTAVLAEWLLIPVREGSLRLEPLAMSLQVEESQSRRGRDPFDFFGSSVFNRLKTLSLGTDPLVLEVQALPPGAPPEFSGVVGSFSLGAAPDRTSLKAGEALTLTVTVEGTGYLSGLEAPLLSHSPDLERYDTQTESSLKATARGQQGRKRFKTLLVPRQPGEQRIDAVVFAWYDPATGSYQRRSAGPWTVEVAPGEGGAAFSALPPVGGRVLSYGQDIRHILPAHAALPWRRPPVHHRIPWLAGLGLALILVPSAAGVATWRERRRRSAPALRSRGALRRARQALRRGAGGPALQEEVLRGYLADRLGRAATGLLPEDCRRELTRRDAPAELSERLEQSWRALEFARYGRGGALPESALDGLLADLEAWFSREEKR
- a CDS encoding VWA domain-containing protein, encoding MILFSHAWVLWLHLALPLLAWLAWREAGRPRRLLAHGGAAARERLLPGWSRPRALLRGLAALLGLACWITAVAGPQLGTRQVEVERTGVDVVVAVDVSQSMAAQDLAPDRMARARHSIRQLLSRMKGDRVALLPFAGATHLQHPLTSDYALAGVMTDLLRPGLLPVPGSDLGGAIRRAMGVYQDTAPGQRVLIILSDGEDLEGNWEEALVQAREAGVTIHTVGMGTPEGAPLPDPQRPGSYKTDRQGSIVFSRLDEAVLQRMAAEGGGLYLRSTPGGDELVRILERVGEMEGRRLGSRMYAGWQDRFAVFLLPGMLLVLGAWWWPARRRLPAAGLALIALLTLAASAGADQASENNRALRAYRQGDHGAATEGFGRALALKENAQIRFNLGDALFRSGDLDGAAAQFRLAAGEGSGADADLAARAYANLGRVLLDQKRPQEAAQALEEALVRRPGLAEARHNLELALRQMQDGEGQGDPQDGEQGEDGQKQDQGGGQSQDEEQKGEEGQDGQPRPSQDGQQDEAGRPREARQDEAGQAADSSAQARPLDPDQLQQLLNAVGAQERQSLERQLQRLPGERRRVEKDW